The Oscillospiraceae bacterium genome contains a region encoding:
- a CDS encoding nitrate ABC transporter ATP-binding protein codes for MERPVKVKVDHLTKRFGDLLVLNDVSFEVKKGEFLCIVGPTGCGKTTFLNSLTGLYDITAGSISIDGEPADLKKHSVAYIFQEYSTMPWLTVEQNVQFGLSLKRAKPETVRRQAEKYMELVGLTPFRSYYPDQLSASMLQRVVIARAFATEPELLLMDEPYGQLDTELRYRLENELLNLWKQSGTTVIFITHNIEEAVYLGERILVLSNKPTAIKRELENPLPMPRDIAAPEFIALRQQVTDLIKWW; via the coding sequence ATGGAAAGGCCCGTAAAAGTAAAGGTAGACCACCTGACCAAGCGGTTCGGCGACCTTCTGGTGCTGAACGATGTGTCATTCGAGGTAAAAAAGGGTGAATTTTTGTGTATCGTGGGCCCCACCGGCTGCGGCAAGACCACCTTTTTGAACAGCCTCACCGGCCTGTACGACATCACCGCCGGCTCCATCTCCATCGACGGCGAACCGGCGGATCTGAAAAAGCACAGCGTGGCCTATATTTTTCAGGAGTATTCCACCATGCCCTGGCTCACGGTGGAGCAGAATGTGCAGTTCGGGCTCTCTTTAAAGCGCGCAAAGCCCGAGACCGTGCGCCGCCAGGCCGAAAAATACATGGAGCTGGTGGGCCTGACCCCCTTTCGCAGCTACTACCCGGACCAGCTCTCCGCCAGCATGCTGCAGCGGGTGGTGATCGCCCGGGCGTTCGCCACCGAGCCGGAGCTGCTGCTCATGGACGAACCCTACGGCCAGCTGGACACCGAGCTGCGCTACCGCCTGGAAAACGAGCTGCTCAACCTCTGGAAGCAGAGCGGCACCACGGTCATCTTCATCACCCACAACATTGAGGAGGCGGTGTACCTGGGCGAGCGCATTTTGGTGCTCTCCAACAAGCCCACCGCCATCAAGCGCGAGCTGGAAAACCCACTGCCCATGCCGCGGGACATCGCGGCTCCCGAATTCATCGCCCTGCGCCAGCAGGTCACCGACCTCATCAAATGGTGGTAA
- a CDS encoding nitrate ABC transporter ATP-binding protein gives MEQTSQVILRCEHLAHSFESPAGGEYQVLGDVSFEVRENEFLVLFGPGQCGKTTLLNLLAGLDTPSSGAVEMEGRPVHAPAPSRGVVYQTTSLFPWLTVLGNVEFGPASQGLPKAERRRRAQYFIDLVGLTGFEKCYPNQLSGGMQQRVGIARAYCSDPKVLLMDEPFGHLDAQTRYMMEEEVERIWRTEKRTVLFVTNNIEEALYLADRIILLTNCPCAIRKEYIVDLPRPRSYIDPAFLRLRKEITREMDPTQ, from the coding sequence ATGGAACAAACAAGCCAAGTAATCCTGCGCTGCGAACACCTGGCCCACAGCTTTGAAAGCCCGGCCGGCGGCGAGTACCAGGTGCTGGGCGACGTGAGCTTTGAGGTGCGGGAGAACGAGTTCCTGGTGCTGTTCGGCCCGGGCCAGTGCGGCAAGACCACCCTCCTGAACCTGCTGGCGGGGCTGGATACCCCCTCCTCCGGCGCCGTGGAGATGGAGGGCAGGCCGGTGCACGCGCCCGCGCCCAGCCGGGGCGTGGTGTATCAGACCACCTCGCTTTTCCCCTGGCTCACCGTGCTGGGCAATGTGGAGTTCGGCCCCGCCTCCCAGGGGCTTCCAAAAGCCGAGCGCCGCAGGCGCGCCCAGTATTTCATCGACCTGGTGGGCCTCACCGGCTTCGAAAAGTGCTACCCCAACCAGCTCTCGGGCGGCATGCAGCAGCGGGTGGGCATTGCCCGCGCCTACTGCAGCGACCCCAAGGTGCTGCTGATGGACGAGCCCTTCGGCCACCTGGACGCGCAGACCCGCTACATGATGGAAGAGGAGGTCGAGCGCATCTGGCGCACCGAAAAGCGCACCGTGCTCTTCGTGACCAACAACATCGAGGAAGCGCTCTACTTGGCCGACCGCATCATCCTGCTCACAAACTGCCCCTGTGCCATCCGCAAGGAATACATCGTCGACCTGCCCCGGCCCCGCAGCTACATAGACCCTGCGTTTCTCAGGCTGCGCAAAGAGATCACCCGGGAAATGGACCCCACACAGTAA
- a CDS encoding ABC transporter permease — translation MRNAGRSFGKWFQANRQALVWVLISFATLLAAWQLASVFSAGRVQVPAPLEVFRAFFNAMVVPIGHNTILEHAGISLWRVLLGFSVASAIGMAIGISMGLSPAARAVINPIFEFVRPIPPIAWIPLSILWFGLGSANKIFIIFLASFTYVTINSYEGARSVDPRLIGAARMLGAGRGRIFTHVIFPSSVPYIFAGLQIALSVSWAAEVAAEIIYSQNGVGWIITMGMNNGNITQIIVGMIAIGVIGYLLSTLMRALEGRLCRWNKQAK, via the coding sequence ATGCGCAATGCAGGCCGTTCTTTCGGCAAATGGTTTCAGGCAAACCGGCAGGCGCTGGTGTGGGTGCTCATCTCCTTTGCCACCCTTCTGGCCGCCTGGCAGCTGGCCTCTGTATTCTCGGCCGGGCGGGTGCAGGTGCCCGCCCCCCTGGAAGTATTTCGGGCGTTCTTCAACGCCATGGTGGTGCCCATCGGCCACAACACCATCCTGGAGCACGCGGGCATCAGCCTGTGGCGGGTGCTGCTGGGCTTTTCGGTGGCGTCGGCCATCGGCATGGCCATCGGCATCTCCATGGGCCTGTCGCCGGCGGCCCGGGCCGTGATCAATCCCATTTTCGAGTTTGTCCGCCCCATCCCGCCCATCGCCTGGATTCCCCTGTCCATCCTGTGGTTCGGCCTGGGCAGCGCCAACAAGATCTTTATCATCTTTCTGGCCAGCTTCACCTATGTGACCATCAATTCCTACGAGGGGGCCCGCAGCGTGGACCCCAGGCTCATCGGGGCCGCCCGCATGCTGGGCGCCGGGCGCGGGCGCATCTTCACCCATGTCATCTTCCCTTCCTCGGTGCCCTATATCTTTGCGGGGCTGCAGATCGCCCTGAGCGTAAGCTGGGCTGCCGAGGTGGCTGCCGAGATCATCTACTCCCAAAACGGGGTGGGCTGGATCATCACCATGGGCATGAACAACGGCAACATCACCCAGATCATCGTGGGCATGATCGCGATCGGCGTAATCGGGTATCTTCTCTCAACCCTGATGCGCGCACTGGAAGGGAGGCTTTGCAGATGGAACAAACAAGCCAAGTAA
- the tauC gene encoding taurine ABC transporter permease, with protein MKRKKYRWLSLVSVLAVLGLWQLVTDGLHLMPDYMLPSPMAVCRAFAYKLGGGVNPDGASLWTHIFTSLKIALGGYLAGAVIGVPLGVAMAWYKKVDLFVKPLFDLLRPIPPLAWIPLMILWFGIGYGAKVAIIFISAMIACVVNSYAGIKQTRQVHIWVAQTFAASDLQVLLRVALPTAWPMIFTGLKTSLGSAWMALVAAELLASTSGLGYMIQMARQMGRADIIVVGMIVIGLIGAALSALLDLLAKKLVKRRN; from the coding sequence ATGAAACGCAAAAAATACCGCTGGCTGTCGCTGGTCAGCGTTCTGGCCGTGCTGGGCCTGTGGCAGCTGGTGACCGACGGGCTGCACCTGATGCCGGACTACATGCTTCCCAGCCCCATGGCCGTGTGCCGGGCCTTTGCCTACAAGCTGGGCGGCGGCGTAAACCCGGACGGCGCGAGCCTGTGGACCCACATCTTCACCAGCCTCAAAATCGCGCTGGGCGGGTACCTGGCCGGCGCGGTGATCGGGGTGCCGCTGGGCGTGGCCATGGCCTGGTACAAAAAGGTGGACCTGTTTGTAAAGCCCCTGTTCGACCTGCTGCGCCCCATCCCGCCCCTGGCCTGGATCCCTCTCATGATCCTGTGGTTCGGCATCGGCTACGGCGCCAAGGTGGCGATCATCTTCATCTCCGCCATGATCGCCTGCGTGGTGAACTCCTACGCGGGCATCAAGCAAACGCGGCAGGTGCACATCTGGGTTGCCCAGACCTTTGCCGCCTCGGACCTTCAGGTCCTGCTGCGGGTGGCGCTTCCCACCGCCTGGCCCATGATCTTTACCGGCCTCAAAACCTCGCTGGGTTCGGCCTGGATGGCCCTGGTGGCCGCCGAGCTGCTGGCCTCCACCAGCGGCCTTGGCTACATGATCCAGATGGCCCGCCAGATGGGCCGGGCCGATATCATCGTGGTGGGCATGATCGTGATCGGGCTCATCGGCGCGGCGCTGAGCGCGCTGCTGGACCTGCTGGCAAAAAAACTGGTAAAAAGGAGGAACTGA